GGTCACGCCCGGGGAGCAGGCGCGCTTCCGCCTGGGCTACCAGGCCCTGGCCGCCTCGTCCACCATCGTTTCCGAGGCGGGGACGATGCCGGCCGGGGACTGGTTTGCCGAGTTTGTCCGGCTCAAGGAATCCGAGCACCTGTACGCCGTACGGGAAGGCAGCGTGCAACAAGATGGCCAAGGCGGCTTCCAGCTGGCCCTGGATTGGCCCTTCCAGGCCCAGCCCGGCACCTATCAGGTGCAGGTCTATGCGGTTCAGGACGGCCAGGTCACCGGCCAGGCGACCAGCCAGATCACGGTGGCCATGACCGGTCCGGTGCAGCTTCTGTCTCGGCTGGCCTTTGAGCGGGGCGCTGTGTACGGGGTGGTGGCCATCGTCATCGCCCTGGTGGTCGGCTTTGCGGTGGGAGGCATCTTCAAGAAGGGAGGCGGCGGCTCCCATTGACCGCCGGCAGCTCCATGGGCATGGGCAGCCGGGGCCAGCAGCTCCTCCTTTCCCTGGGCCGTTGGCTGGCCCGGACCATGACCGGGGAAGACCTGCCGGTGGGCGAGGTCTTCCGCCGGTTCCAGGCAGTGCTGGCGGCCAACAACCGTGCACTGGAGCTGATGGCCGAGATGTGGGAGCGGCTGGCCGGTGACTCGATCTT
The window above is part of the Thermodesulfobacteriota bacterium genome. Proteins encoded here:
- a CDS encoding TIGR02186 family protein — translated: MSHRHASQRFGFVILLAAVLGGLPAPALAAAPTFAVSPSEIPITMGYHGATVSVTGQADPAADIVVAVSQEPADVHLRYKGKAAGIFWMKIGTLVFHNLPATYLLHTSKDLASMVTPGEQARFRLGYQALAASSTIVSEAGTMPAGDWFAEFVRLKESEHLYAVREGSVQQDGQGGFQLALDWPFQAQPGTYQVQVYAVQDGQVTGQATSQITVAMTGPVQLLSRLAFERGAVYGVVAIVIALVVGFAVGGIFKKGGGGSH